TGGAAGCCAAATGAGGTGAATATCACCGGAATTGCGGAAAGCGCTAACCCTTGCTCCAGTGGTAGTGTCAATAGATTGTTTTTTTCAATATGCGGCATCATCAGTGCCAGCATCACAATCAGAAAAATGATTTTGGCGCTAAATAAGATGCGATTGAATAAATCAACTGAGTGGGTACCGATACAGACCACACCGCCTGCGACTAGCGTAAACAGTAATACGCCGAGTGAGGTCGGAAACGATTGTTGCGTCCACTGGCTGATACTGGTTGCCAGTAATTCACCGGCGCCGCTGATATAGGCAGCCGTCAGGGCATACATTAGAAACATCATACTGAAACCGGTCAACCATTGGCCCCGGTTGCCGAGATAGCGCTTGGCTAGCGTGCCAAGCCCGGTATCGGCTGCTTCATACTGATAAACTTCCACCAGCAGTAATGCGGTGTAACACATTAATATCCAAAGAGAAATAAGCAATACTAGCGTAACACCAAAACCCACGCCCGCTGCTGCCAATGGCATCGCCAACATACCTGCACCAATGGTGGTGCCGGCAACGATAAATATACTGCCCAGAGTGCGATTCTTCACGCTTTCCTCTACTACATGACAATTTATTGGAATTATTGAGTGCAGCAGAGTAGTGGATCGTCCTGTTTGTGTCAAATCGACGTTACGCAATGTGTAAACTTATAGTTACGTTTGTTGGTGTATTGAAAGGTCGACTTTTATCGGGATTAATTATTCTGATAATAGATAAACGTTGTGTTTATGTAATCAGATTCATAAAGTGAATATATAAGCACTGACGGAGAAGAAAATGATCAGAGTTGAGATGTTGAGTACCGGAGATGAAGTGCTGCATGGGCAGATTATCGATACCAACGCAGCATGGCTGGCTGATTATTTATTTAATCAAGGCTTGCCGATCAACAGTAGGGAAACGGTCGGTGACTCACTTTCGGCACTGATAGAAGTACTGACCGAACGCAGTCAGGTTGCTGATGTGTTGATTGTTAACGGTGGTCTGGGGCCAACCAGTGATGATCTGAGCGCTCTGGCTGCCGCACGCGCAGCCGGAACGGAACTGGTTGAACACCCGGAATGGATCGCGCGTATGGAGGCTTTCTTCCATGAGCGTGGGAGGGTGATGTCGGCGACTAACCGCAAACAGGCACATATTCCGGCCAATGCTGAAATGCTGGATAACCCAGTGGGTACGGCGTGCGGTTTCGCGCTACGGTTAAATAAGTGCCTGATGTTTTTCACCCCCGGTGTGCCATCAGAGTTTAAAGTGATGGTGGAACAACAAATCATGCCGCGTTTGCGTCAACACTTCGATGTGGCTGAACCCCCGCTGTGTTTACGTATGACCACTTTTGGCCGTTCAGAAAGTGATTTGGCGCAAGAGCTGGACCCACTGCGGCTACCGGACGGTGTGGTGCTGGGCTACCGTTCATCCGCCCCGATTATTGAATTGAAGCTGACCGGCCCTGCCTCGCAACATCAGGCGATGGAGCAGGTATGGCAGCAGGTGAGGGAAGTGGCAGGTGACAGCACGCTATTTGAAGGCACGCAAGGGCTGCCTGCATTGTTGGCCGAGCAATTGAACGGACGCGGCTTGCGACTGGCGGTGAGCGAACAATTTACTGGCGGGTTGATGAACTGGCAGTTGCAGAGTGCTGGTGTGCCATTGGCGGGCGGTGAATTGCTACCGGCGCATTGTCAGGAAACATTGGAAGAGATTGCCAGCCGTGCACAATCGTTATCTATGCTGTGTGGTGCGCAAGTGGTACTGGCGGTCGGTGCCATGCAAAATGATCACTTGAGCGTGGCTCTGTATACCCCTGAAGGAACATTTGCTCAAACAGTACGTTATCAGGCCAGCCGCCATGGTTTGCGCATTCGTCAGGAAAGCAGTGCGATGCTGGCGCTGGATATGGTGCGCCGTTGGTTGAATGGGCGCCCAGTATGCGGTCAGCATGGCTGGTTGGATGTGGTTAATATTTTGTAGTTAATTGATAATCCCCGATGATAATATAAAGGCGCAATATTAAAATATGCGTCTTTTTTATTAATTTTATATTATTAATTAGGTGGTCTTGCTATTCTTATTGCTTGGTGACTTTATTTTTACCGCTTGTTTTGTTTTTATGTTTACGCTATTTTTACTTTATCAATTTAACTGCGAGCAAGTTATTTAAATATATTGTATATAAATAAATTTAATCTCGATATAGAATTAATATAACATATGGATGGTGTTAATGAATGAATATATTGTTAGATGCTTAATTTTGTTATTTAAAATCATGTTATTGATTATGTCACCGCTAACTTTCGCTGAAAATAGCCCCGGTTTTGTTTGTGGTAAATTTAATGGTCATGTAATGGAAGTGCCGAATAGTTATGTTTTTTACTGGACAGAATATAGCGGTACCAGCGCCTGGGGCTACAGTTTTACTGAAAATACAAAAGGGTGTGATACCGATTTCGTAGCATTACCGATGATAATAAATTGGCCGGATATGCAACCTGGTGATAAATCACTATGGTATAAGAAAAAAGAAAATTTTGGTGGAATAAGAGTAAGTATTCACCCGTTAAAACGACCTGACACCGATATGAATTATAAGCGTGATGTTTATCTTGAAAAACAAAATGATAAAGTATTTGAACCTGTGGTTGATCTTGATGAATTAGAATTGTTTTCTGTCAAGGTAACCAAAAAAATAATTAGAAAAAACACAAGGGACAAAAAAATAATTATTGGCTAGATAAGGATGTCATTACTTATTACTGGTCAGAGGTTGATGGGCGAGTACCGGTAGTATTTGACTGTAAGTGGTTACCGATGAAGAAAATATATTATCTTTGTGAATCTTGGTTTATCATGCCGGAAATAGGCTCACTGGTTAGGGTTATTTTCACCATAGATAAACTTCCTCAGTGGCAAGCTATTGTGAATAATACTCAGCAATTTATTTTATCGCATATTAAATATTAAGGAGGATAATGATGCCTCCTGATATAAACACCAATTGGTTATTAAATAATAAAACTCAAATGAGAAGGTTAATACTGTTACTTTTAATAATGTCACCACTCGGATTTGCCGAAAATCGCCCCGGTTTTGTTTGTGGTAAATTTAATGGTCATGTAATGGAAGTGCCGGATAGCTATATTATTTACTGGGCGGAATATGAAGGGGCCAGTGCCTGGGATCCTGACTTTATTAATAATAAAAAAGGTTGTGATGCCAATTTTGTGGTGCTGCCAATGATCGCCAGTTGGCCGGATATGCAGCCGGGGGATCAGGAGCTGTGGTATAAACAGGGGCTGGAGTATGAAGGGCTAAGAATGCGTGTTGAGCCATTTAAACGCACAGATACTGATATCACCTTTAAACGTGACTTTTTTCTAAGAAAACAAAATGATAGAACCTTTTATCCAGTTATTTATATCGATAAATTAGGGTTATTTTTCGTTAAATCCACCAGAAAATTATTCCGGGCAGAACCACAGGATAGGAATAGTCCTTATTGGTTTGATAAGACGATTAATGGTTATTACTGGTCAGAGGTTGAGGGGAAAATGCCGGTGGTATTTGACTGTCAGTGGTTGCCGTTAGAGAAAAGATATTATATCTGTGAGGCCATTTTTGTGATGGCAGAAATAGGTTCACTTGTTCGCATCTTTTTTACAGTAGAAAAATTACCGCAATGGAGAGCCATTGTTAGCAGTACTCAGCAGTTTCTTTTATCGCATATTAAATATTAAGGAGAATAATGATGCCTCCTGATGTAAACACCAATTGGTTATTAAATAATAAAACTCAAATGAGAAGGTTAATACTGTTACTTTTAATAATGTCACCACTCGGATTTGCCGAAAATCGCCCCGGTTTTGTTTGTGGTAAATTTAATGGTCATGTAATGGAAGTGCCGGATAGCTATATTATTTACTGGGCGGAATATGAAGGGGCCAGTGCCTGGGATCCGGACTTTATTAATAATAAAAAAGGTTGTGATGCCAATTTTGTGGTGTTACCAATGATCGCCAGTTGGCCGGATATGCAGCCGGGGGATCAGGAGCTGTGGTATAAACAGGGGCTGGAGTATGAGGGATTAGCAATAACTGTCAGACCATTTAGACGATCCGATATCGACATCACCTATAAGCGTGACTTTTTTCTAAGAAAACAAAATGATAGAACCTTT
The sequence above is drawn from the Yersinia intermedia genome and encodes:
- a CDS encoding nicotinamide mononucleotide deamidase-related protein YfaY, with amino-acid sequence MIRVEMLSTGDEVLHGQIIDTNAAWLADYLFNQGLPINSRETVGDSLSALIEVLTERSQVADVLIVNGGLGPTSDDLSALAAARAAGTELVEHPEWIARMEAFFHERGRVMSATNRKQAHIPANAEMLDNPVGTACGFALRLNKCLMFFTPGVPSEFKVMVEQQIMPRLRQHFDVAEPPLCLRMTTFGRSESDLAQELDPLRLPDGVVLGYRSSAPIIELKLTGPASQHQAMEQVWQQVREVAGDSTLFEGTQGLPALLAEQLNGRGLRLAVSEQFTGGLMNWQLQSAGVPLAGGELLPAHCQETLEEIASRAQSLSMLCGAQVVLAVGAMQNDHLSVALYTPEGTFAQTVRYQASRHGLRIRQESSAMLALDMVRRWLNGRPVCGQHGWLDVVNIL